The Haliaeetus albicilla chromosome 9, bHalAlb1.1, whole genome shotgun sequence genomic sequence CACGGGGACACCCCACCTCGGTGCCTTGTTTCAGCAAGTTCTGGAACTGGGACCAGAACTCCCGGCGCAGGATCCACTTGAGCTTCAGTGGCAGTGTCTCACCTGGCTCCAGTGACCCCTGTGCCAAAGCAGATGTCAGGCGTGGGGCCTGCcatcagcccagcccagcctccctcACTGCCACCAGCTTGGCCATCGGGCAGTTGCCACCACTGCAGAAGATGCCACAAGCTCTGGTGGGGGGAGCAAGCAGTGGTGgtgcctccttccctccctctcctgccaGAAGTCCTCAGCTGTGCCCAAGCAGATGTCTGAGTTTGCCTGATTCAACCCCCGGACCTCTCTGTCAAAGGACATGTGAGAACTGAAGccatggaggaggaggagggagaagcaggagTCAGTGGGTCAGGGTGGGTGGGGGTATGTAATGGGACCACCGCCTGTCCAGCACTcctggcagcacagccctgcatgCAGATGCTCTGTGGGAGGGGCAGAGGTACCTCCTTGGACAAGGCTGTGACACCCATCTGTGtttctcccttttctgcagGGCATTCAGCCACCAGCTGGTCCCCATCTCCCCAGACCCTTCTGTGCCAGCTGGTTTACACCAGCTCTTACCCCAGGCAGAGCCCAGACATCCGACAGTGGGTACTGGGCCACTAGGACTTCCAGCATCTTCTTCAGGCTCTTTCTTATGATGGACCCATCCAAATTCCGCCTCCAGCTGTGAGAGAGGCCCCTGTTATGCTGCAGGCAGGACTcagctcccccctgcccagcacacTGGCACAGGTTCCCACGTTGAAGGGGCAGCAGTGGGCTTTGACAGGTGCCAGTGTCTCTGAGATGGCTTCGTGCCCCCTTTTCCATTCCACCTCCCTAGCCCCATCCTGGAGCAGGACACCTCCTTGTCCCCATGTGCTTACCGGGTCACAACGGGGTGCAAGGCATGGTTGGGCCCAAAGCAGCGCAGCCTCCCGCGTCCTCGCAGCCCTGTCCTTCCCATGGGGTTCCTAGCAGGGAGAGAGTGAGCAGGCTGGGATAGTGCCAGGGTCCCACTGCGCACCCCGTCACGCTGATCAAAGCCCTATAACCGCATCCCCAAATTTCCCACGACTGCACTGCACCTCTTCTGGGATTCTGGGTTTCTTGGAGAGGGTGGACAGCCCTGAGGAAGATGCATGCCATTATCCCTGCCCCACCATTAGCCATAGGGAAGTGGGAAGGGGATGGATGCACCCAGCCCCCCCTGGATTCTCCATCTCCCTGGTGCTTTGCCTACAGATGGGCACCCCAGCTCCCACCAAGCCCATCTGCCCCCATGGCAGATGTACTCACAGCGGCAGCCCATCCTGCACGGCGTAGAGCCCATGGAAGCTCTGCCGGTCAATCAGCCCGTCCATGGTGTTGTAGTTGATCTTCAGGAGAGACTCCAAAGAGctggggggcaggaggcagcCCGGCAGGGAGGGCTGGCTGTGCCACCcaggggaaggggcagaggaGCGAGGAGCCTCAGGGGGACACTCACGGGCTGAACGGGTCCTGCACAGCCATGTCCTTGTGGTCAGCTGAGTAGACAGGAGGGTCGTAGAGTGGGAAGTCCACCTGCAGAGCATGTGGCCGCGTCAGGCCCCCCTTACATCCGTGCTCTGGCGGCAGGCAGGGAATGGGACCCCCGGGGATACTTTCTGCCCCAATCCCTTTCCCTGCCTAGCTTGTGGCATCACTCCCCGAGGCATGTAGGGCTCCGGGCCCTGCTCGGGGGCTGAGCTTAGGCTCTCGGCTAGAGGGTCGGTGCCTCTCACTCATGCCCCTGTGGAAGCCAATGCCAGATCCTGTCCCTGACCCTGAGCCAGCCCTGATTCAGAAAACGCGGAGGCAGGTGGTTGTACCTTCTGTTTCCCCACCAAGCAGCCCCAGGCATCCCTAGCACTGCAGAGCCAAGCAGGAATGATGCCCATtcacctttccctttccctgggAAGGCCttggagctgctgctccaggaagCCACTTGTCCCAGGGCTGGGAAGAACAGGAGCTCCCAAGTGCAACACAGGTGTGATGATGGGTTTGTTCCTCTTCCTACCACCATTGGGATCTGCCCCATggcccctgctcccagccccaccacccaGGGTCACAGCTCCTACCTCCCAGGGCACCTTCTCATCTGGCACAGGGAAGCGGTGGGTGTGAGACCCTGGGTACAGGAGGTTTCGGGCAAGCACGTGGTATAGGGGCTGGCTCTCCTCGGCTTTCCCCTCCAGGTCAACCTCCTTCATCTCTGAGGCTTTGCTGGAGCCTGCAAGGCAGACGTAGACAGCGAGGCCCCACAAAGCAGGGTGCTGAGTCCAGTGCTGCGGACCACGGctctgctgggggggctggctgggtcTCTCCATGGGGATGCTGCTGTACCCTGGGGACCTGGCCCCCGGCATCCCTTCTGGAAGGCCCCAGAGGAGCTCCCCTGGGGATGCTGCCATGGAAAGCCTCAGCCATGGGCTGCAGGCTCTGGTGTGGAGGGTGGGAATGGCTGCAGGAGGGACTGGACAGCCTCACAGAGCCCCCAAACCTCCCTGGGCCCAAAGAACCTCTGCCTCTGCCTTACTGCTTAACAGAGGGGTGTGAGGGGCTGCTCAGCCCTGGTCTGCAGCCTGCTGGCACCAGCGTGGGGTCCTGGGCTTCCCCGGTGCTGCTGGGGTGGAGACGGGCTCCACTTACCGATGGGCGGCAGGTCCTCGCCTGAGCCGAAGCCATTGCCCTGCAGCGCCTGCATTATCCACCTCAGGGCCTGGGTGCTCTGATGCACCTGCATGGGAGAAGAGAGGGTCAGCCCCCTGGACCCCAGCTTGCCCCTCCAGGCTCCCTCGCCCGAGTACTGCAGGGTACAGCCCTGGCAGGAGGCACTGCTGCCCTTGGCTCCTGGCTGCTCAtctccccagggcagcagcaatCCTTGCTGTGCCCTGATGCTCGGCTTGGAAAACCACCTCTGTGGCaacattttttcaaagcagGTAGAAATGGAAGTGGAAACAGCAGCTGTGCTGCGGCTGTCTCAGAGAGGAGATGTCAGGGCCTGGTCCTGCTCCCCAGGCACCCCACTGCTCGTGCAGAGTGTGGAACAGCTTCACAGGAGGGGGTTGGAGAGTTGCCCATCTCCAGAAGGTCTGGAGGGTCCTCTTGGGCCGAGGAGACGAGCTGGGTCAGATCTAACTGCTTGGGTGACCAGTGGAGGCAGGGGCTCATTCCACCACTTACTGCCTTCATCTTGTTCACTTTGGAGTCAAACAGAACATTTCCCATAACCTTTTCCTCTCAGATACTATTGTTTTGGCAAGGAAACTCACACTGTTTGAAGGGGGATTGATTCAGAGGGACTTTCTCTTGTGTTCTAGTTCAGTTGACTCAGCCCTTGGAAAACTCCCCCTTTCTTAGGTAGTTGCTCAGCTTTTGCCTCACCTGGTCTTCCAGAGAGACCAGTTTCTGTTCCACCAGCCCTGTTCTCTTCAGCCGGTCCAagtccagcagctctgccagcatgTCAACCCTGGAGGGACAGTGCAGAAAGGAAACCCCTCAGCAGCCACTCCTGCACTAATCCCAACTCTTTCCTGCCCAGGACACTGGAGGACAGAAGGATGTCCCTATCTCAGGAGTGCTGGTACCTCTGTGCAATGTCTCGGATCTTCTGTTCCATGTTCTGCTTCTCCTGGCACTGCTGGTGCTGCAGGTAGTTCTCCTTCAGGTACATCTCCCAGGAGAGGAGGGCAGCTTCTTCGttcttctccagcttctctTCTGCCAGAGAAAGGGGACAGCAGTGCTGTCAGACCTCCGGGCATTCCAAAACCTGGTACCGCAGCCCATCGTGCCTCGTGCCTCGGTGCACAGTGCCGTGCCCCAGGGAGGGGGCAAAGGGCAGGAGGGAAGATTTTGGTCCTCACTGAGCAGCTTGTGGCGTGTGGCCGGCCTGCGGAGCAAGCCTCGCCAGACCAGGATCTGCAGGTGGTTCAGGAGGATGAAGGGTGGAGGTGCAGGTGGGCGGCCGTGGTACTCCTCAATCAGGTCGTGCCGCTGGAACTTCCAGATCTGGTCCGTGTGCTCCTGGACCTGCTGGAAGGTGTAGCTGGGGCAGAGCCCAGGTGTCAGCCATGCCATGGGGATGAGGGGGTACATCATGTCTGTATGGTGCCCCAGCTCCTACCCATCCCTGATTAGCCCTGGCCTGCATCTGCGACTTCCACCATATCTataaaccccccaaaactcccctGTGCTCTGGTCAGCATGTGCCCTAGGACCCTCCTTGCACTTTCTCAGTGTGCAGTGCCCTGGCTGTGGCCAAGCCTGTAAGCAAAGCCAGCTCAATTCACTGTCAGGGCCATGGGGCAGATCAAACTCACTTGAACATGGCGATGAGGAGgttgaggaggaggatgttGGTGAAGAGCAGGTATAGGCACAGTAAGATGACCGTCAGCCACTCTGGGAAGATGGGTTTCTTGTTGTCCTCATTTGTCTCTGGGCACTTGGGCTTGTAGGGGTCAGTCCCATTGGGGCTGCACTGGTCAATGTTGAAGTTGACCCCTGCAAGAAAGCATGGCAGGACTTCATTGCAGCCAAACCTCATGGTGTCTCAGGGAGCACACTGTGCTCTCTGAAAGCAGCCAGCATCAAGGGAGCTTAGCACCAGGCAGGGATTTGACCTCGATCTGCATCATCCTAGGTGCTCTGCTCAGTGCCACCAGCTTTGCAGCTGTGGCACTGAGCTGGATCGACTCATGGTCCTGTGCCTTTGCTAGTGTGCTCTCTTGACTGCTTGGGCAGATGCAAGTCCCTGGGTTTGCATTGCTGGCAATGCTCCCAATGTACTGGAGCAGGGCTCCATCCCCACACCCTGTCCTTGCTCCCTCTTGGCCTTACGTTGTGTTTGGAGAGGAGCCCTGTGCAGGACTTCCATGGGCCAACATGGCGAGAGCTAGGCAGACTGCGGCATGAGCTTGGTACCCCTCAGCCTTGTAGCAGCCACCCTGCTCATGCCACGCGCTGTCACAGGCCAGTGTCCCTTACCATCGATGTAGGAGGGAATCTGCCCAAAGATGGTCAGGTAGGAGTGGTAGACCACGCCACGGAAAAGCCACTCTACACGTTCCTCATTGTGGATCAGGATGGCCTGCTTGGCAACCCCAAAGGACACCACCCACACTGCTagcaggaagaggaagaagaagacaTCCTTCATCTGCAAAGACAGAGGGGAAGCAAAATTGTGTCCTGGAGCAAACCCCACTCCAGGATAGTATAACACAGGTGGCACATCCCTCCCATGCAGGCGTCCGGTTGCTCCAGCTGATCACCCTGGCAGGATGGAGGGGAACTCTCACCATGCGCTTCACAATGATGATCTTGGGCCCCAGCGTTTTACTGACTGTGAAAATGTGCATCAGACGCAGGCAGAAAATGATAAAAGCCAGTGACAGTATGATGCGCCCGGGGTATAAAGTTGACGGGATCAACCTGGGCACacaagagaggaaaggaaacatCTCAGTGCTGccagtgtggggttttttttctgatctcaCAGCATTACATTTCTGCAAGATTAGTGAGCTTCCCCAGAGTGCTGGGTGAGAGCTGCggcatgaaaaaaatctctcctaaaagcagctgaaagcagaggcAAATTGGTCAGAATTAATCACATGACCACAAAAATCTTCGCTAGCctttggaagaagaaattgcaattaaaaaaccTGCACAATTCTCACACTAGTTCTGTAGCCTACAGCTGTGGCTTGAGCCTGCGCACTGCCAGGCAAGTGGCTGTGCAACTCACCTGCAAGTCAGCCCTGTGATAAAGACTAGGATGGCACAGATATCCAACTTATTCCAGAAGTCCTTGAAGTACAGGGAAGCCATTTTCACAACCCCAAACCCATCTGGATCATATAACAGCTGttgggaagagaagagggaTTGGCATTTCAGAGAAAGCCTTGTAAGAGCTCATGTGCCTTGTAGATGGGAGGGACCACACAGACCTGCTGGCTATCACTGGACCCTCTTGCTTACCCAAAGTTAACCTGAGCCTACGGGGTTTTCTGTAGGGGCATGGAATGAGCATGGGGTGAGATACCTGAGATgtggggctgtttagtctggtGATGAAAGGTACTGAGATGTtgaagcaaaagctgaaagaaatcaAATGCCAAGCAAAGCCTGGAAATGCTTCTGGGAATAAATGCCCAAGGAAGGAGGTGATCCCTCCATCTCCTGACATTTTCAGCTCAAAACAGCAAGTCTTTTTGCAAATACCAGGGGCCAGACCAGATGTGGCCAAGGAGATTCTCTGGCCTCAGAGACGGGGGGGATCTGGCAGTCCCTTGTGCTGGGACGTCTCCAAATGGATGGTGACATGAGAAGCAGCATGGGAACTTAAGCTACGCAGGATCTTCCAGGAGCACCCAGGGGGGtgtctctccctccccttgcctcctcccagcctctgctctgcctgccccgTACCTGGCGGGTCTCCTCACACACCAGGGAGAAGAGCCAGAAGTAGACGAGGTACTCCCGCCAGGACGGCAATGGCTGGAAGTCAACCATCAGGACATAGGCgaagagcaggaggaaggtgaagtAAGAGAGGATGTTCATGTGGAAGATGACGACAGGTGCCGTGAAGAAGGCTCGGAGGCGCGTCAGGCAGcccacaggctgcagcctcTTCTCCCTGCGGGGAGCAGGGTGGAAGCGGGGCTGAGCTGCCCAGGGAGATGCCACGGCAGCTTCTCCCAGCCAGCCTTGGTGCATGCATGCCCTGGCTGCAAGAAGTACCTGAAGGTGATGAGGCTGGTGTACAGAAGTGGGAAGAACAGCATGCACACGATCACCCGCCAAAGCCCGTTGTCCACGCACATCTTCCCCCACCAGACTTTGGTTAGAAAGGCctgtgaggagggagggagaggagcacTGGTTATAGAAGCCACCCCCCgtcagagcagggctgcaggacaAAGCCCCACCGCTGCCAAGGAACCCTGGATCTGGGGCAGGGTTCACTTGGGCAATCCCCCTCCAAGCACTTCTGCTGGGAACCCACCTGGACACCCCCATGGGACACAAAAGTCATGTTCTTTGCCTCCAATGCCAACTGCAGGCAGGTTGTTTTCCCCCAGGCCTCAGAGACACGGGTGAGGAGCTTCTGGGCTCTCTCTTCATCCTTGCGGTAGCAGTCTGTGAACACACCTGGCCGGGCAGGGACCCGGGGGACAAGGCTGAGCTCCGGGGCCAGCTTGGTGCTCAGCAAGGTGCCCGCTGAGTCACTCTTTGCAGCAGGACCTGGACATTGCACCACGCAGCGGCCACCCTCTGCGCTCCTACCACCACCTGGGCATAGCCCTCGTAGCCCCACAACCCTGACTGTGAGGAGGGGACCCCTGTTTGGCACCGGCCACCCCACCCATCACCCCCCAGACACCTCCTGGGCAAAGCTAGCCAGCCCTGCAGGGCATGAGAGCAGTTCTGGGTTCCTGGTCCCCTCCTGCTCACCAATCGCTTTGTGCTCGTACTGCTCGGCCAGGGCCAGCATGGCATCGGTGGTGTCggtgtcttcctcctccttggcGAGCTCCTTCAGGATTTTGCTGCAGGCCAGTGCAGCTGCCACGCAGTCCTGGCTCTGGAGCAGAAGAGGCCAGAGAGAGTGTGGGGGTCTGTCCCTATCCTGCAAGTCCTGGCAGCCCTGCCAAGCCCTCCACGGCTTCtatgggagggaaggaaggtgtCCCAAGCAGACTGCTGCTCAGGATGGACAGCTTGCTGTGACAAGGGCTGAGCTGTGCTCCCTTCTGGGTGCAGGGGCAGCAGGTAACCCACTGCCATGGGGAATATGGGGAGACCCCTGCTCTCCCAGTGGGAAGCCTTGGGTGACGGGATGGTGTGACTCCACGGCTCTGCATGGTGCACACACCATGCTGCCAGCCACACTGCCTCTTGCCCTGGGAATGCTGTTTATCGGCGGAAGCCTTCTCCACCCCAGCTGCCATGCACCTGTGTCCTGCCTGCTGTGTGCTGAGCCCTCTCTCAGGCTTTGCAAGGAAGAGCATGCTTCTGGCCCAGCACATCACCTCTGCCCACAGCGTACGTTttggtggggaagggagggatcTGGCATCATGGTGTGTGTCTGGGGATGAACAACGAGTGTCCGCAGGCTCACTAGCTGGCTCCCATTTGGctgggggtcaggcttgggcaCTGCCATGGGCCAGCTCGCCTGCTGTCCCAAATGCCAGCAGGCTCAACCTTTCCTCTTGGGGCTGGGAGGTTTGGTTCCATCTGAGCCTCTCATCTGGGACCATCAGCTCTGGGCTGTGATACCTGGGCCCAGATGATTTCTGCCAGCTCCTTGCGGTTCTGGACCACAGCCCAGATAAGCAGGTCGCGGACCGGGTCCATGGTGAAGGTGACTCGGCCAGCAGAGCGCTTGTAGAGGGACCGGAGACTTGACCCCTGAACCTGCAAGGTGTGCAATGGTCAGACCCATTCCCCTGCcaagaggctgcagaaagcagacagCCTCTCAGCACAAAGCCACCCCTGAACCCTTGGTGCCTGCTTCCACCACCCATGGAAGGGCCTTTGCTGCAGACAGCAGGGTGACCAAGACTGGACTCCTCCTGGAAATGCCACTTTCTCTAGGGCCAGGATCACCTGGGGATGTGCCCATCCTGCCCAGTGCACCCACCCCACTGGGTCCTGCCCACCAGAGTCATGCAGCCAAGTGGGGCTATGGGTGTAGGAGGGTGGGATTTGCACCTTGAATGTGGGTCAGATGACTTGGGCGGGACTTTAAGTGGGATTCTTGAGCAGGCAAGAGGACAGAGACCTAGCTGCAACCTCCAGCATGGTTTCTAGAGCCAGCGTCCCCCTCCCTAATGCAACCCTGCCACCCTGTAACCTGGAGATGCGTACATTCAGCTTGATGTGCGGGACGGGGATGGAGAGCCGGGGCCGCTCCGTGTGCTTGGGCTTGGGGTAGAGAGGTTGCGtggagcagcccagcagctcccGCAGCACCTGGGAGACATGGTGCAGTTGGATTCTTGGCATTTTGGAGCCAGCTGTGTGCTCTCTCTCCTCTAGCAGCACCTTCTGCAGCTTGCTGTGGAACAGGCAGGATGGTGCCATGTTGTCGTAGAGGTAAACCAGGGTGTCCCAGGTGACAAACTCCTTGAGACGCACTCCCTGCTCCAGGAACAGCTTCACAAACTCTGGCTTGTTGGAGATCAGGGCAGCTGCCATCACGGGGTGGAGATCTGTGGGCTGGCAGGCCAGAGGCAGAGGTGAGGGGCTCCATGGCCCCAGAGTAGGGCCCCCACCATGGTCCTCACTTAGATGGGGGGAAGATTTTATCCCTGAGCACACAAGGAGTTTCTGGGtatgagagagcagctgggaggTACTGGGACTTGTGGGACATCCCCCAGAGACACACTTGTGGGTTAGTATGCCCTCTCCTCTGGCAGTAGAAGCCCTCTGCTCCcttggctgctggaggagggatgGGGTAGGGTAGAGAGTAGACCCTCTTTCCCCAGCTCATGAGGATGCACCATACAAATGAACAGGACCTCACAAGTTTGTCCCCTGTGCAAAACTCTTCGGCTGAAGAAGGATCACGGTGCTGCCATCTGGATCTCAGCCATGGGGAGACTGGCTGCTCCCAATGGTCACCCAGTTCAGCCTTTGTGGGGTTTTCCTTTCCAAGGCAACCTTTACATGTGAAAGCACGGCCTGTGGGTAAGGGGGTACATGTCCTGGAAGGAAGGTACCTGCTGAGCTTCTGCCACAGCTTGGTTTCAGCCTCAGCTTTTCATACCAGCCAGACCTGTCCAGAGCTGCAGGACCTGTAACAGCCCTGGCCTGCATCGGCTAATCTGAGTGCCTGCCTCATCCTCCCTTCCTGACAAAGCCGTGGATCTTTCTCGGGCTGTGCATTTTCACACCATCAAATACTTCCTTCTGGGGTTCCTAGTTCCCACCAGCCCTTCCCAGTCCCACAAAAGGTATGTGAGCTGAGGGAACCCAAAGTGTCCAACGAAACAGGAAAATCCCTTCCAAGTCCCACAGCCCTATCAGAAAGGACAGATAACCCTGCTCAGCTTTGACTTCTTGACAGCAGGACCAGGCGTgggacagcagagctggcttgtgctgctccctgccccactCTGTAGTAAAGTTTGAGCAGGGAAGCACCAGGCTGGGTAAGAGGAGTTTAGGGACAAGTTGCCATTTGACAACATGGCAAGAGCAGCGACcacagggcagagctggcaagAGATATTTTTGGGTCTAGGTTGGTGGATTGTCTTTAAAAGGCACTGGTTTTGAACAAAATACCGATCAATCAcctttataaaaaatataagCCAAATAGGACCTTTACAAGCAATGAATTATAGGGTGTGCTCACCTCTGCTTTGGGTGTTTTGAGTGCAGTTTTGAAAGACAGGACAGATAAAGAGCCCCTGGCAATATGGTGGGAGTTTAGGGTCCAAGAGAAATGCCCTCAAAAACTCTCCCTAGGCACAGCCAAGGTGAGCAGTGCCCTCAATATCCACAGTCTTCAAGTGGGACCTGACAAGCTGTAAGCCTCACCATACAAGAAGCACAGGTACTCCTTTACCTTCCACTCATAGTCGTCCGTGAAGATCTCACTCCGAGCAATGTCCACCCTGTTCCAGGCCACAGCTAACTTCAGCTGGTGGTCCCAGTTCTCCCGACCAAAGTGGTCCTGGTTTCGGGATGCTGCATGCAAAGTGCATGTGTTAGAACAGAGAGTCATTTACACGGCGAGATGATACTACCTGGAAGCCCCCTTGGAGACCTGGCCCTTTGGGGGAAACATCTCTCCCCAGTCAGCTCAGCATCACAAGGTTTGGGGACCCCTTTGGTGACACCATAAgtcaggcagctgcaggaggtgacTTGTGACCCCCCCATCCCATTCATCTTGCCCCCTCCTCCCAAGCAGCTCCCCACACCTCACCTTTGAACAGGGCCTGGAGGATGGCCACATCCACGTCCTGCTGGCCATATTTGCCCTCTCTGAAAATGGTCAGGAGCTGCCGGCTCCGCACTATGTCTTGAATCTACAAGGAGAGCCGTGGGCAAGCAATCAGcagcagcacctcctccctgccactTCCCGCAGCCCTCTATCCTGTGTGGGGCAATTCCTTGCTCCCCTCGGGTTGCCTGCAGACCCCCTGTGCTGTGTCTCCCAGCCCGGCTGGGGTTGGTCCCAAATGGTACCTCTCTACCCAAAGGGAGCAAGCAGTGGAGGAGCAGAGCTTCAGCCTTCAGGGTGCCCACCAGGACAATGCTGAGCATGGCTGGGGGGAGATGGATGGTTGGTGGAAGATGACCCTTAAACGTCACACTGGGAGTGCTGCTGCTGATGGGCAAGGAGCCCTGGGGACCCCTTTGATCTCCACCAGCTTAGCGAGAGGAGCTGTCTCCCTGCAAGAGGCTCACCTTCTTGGTCCACTCCACCAGCTTGTCCTCAGTGAAGAGCTCATAGGTGTCGTGGAAGAACACACTCAGCTTCTTCTGGATCAAGGCAATGGTTATCTTGGGCACAGGCAGGCTGGCCACCTGTGCGATGACATCGGCCACACGGCCAGACCCTTCGACAATCACACAGGGAGTCCCGTTGGTGATGGCATTGTAGATGGTCTGCAACAGAGTGGGGAGGCTGGTCCTAATCTCACCCAGAGGCCAGCAGACCCTCTCTGAGCCTGAGACCCACACCACTGCTCCGCAGCACTCCCGCCCAGCTGCGTTTCAGCTAGTGTGGCACCATGCTCACACCAAAACCGGAGAGCAGCACCCTGGGCAAGGAGCTGccccctcccaccacccccgcctctcagctctgctgggagcGGGCAGGAGGAGTTCCTTACATCGAGTGTCCCGGGGCCTCCTTCCAGCACCACGCACACGATGGGGATCTTGATGGCGACACCTGTGGGGAAGCAGAGCCCAGGGTCACCTCcctgtggggcagccccccaccGCCACCCCTCCATGCAGCTGAATGTAGTCCCCTCTGAGCAGTGGGGTGTGAAAGGCAAAGTGGGAGCAGTGCCCCTGACGTGCCAGGCTCCAGGAGAGAGGGGAGACGATCTCCTGGCAATCATGCTGCTGgagcatgtgtgtgcatatgttaGAATAGAAGATCATTTGCACAGCGAGAAGCCCCCTTGGAGGCCTGGCCCTTTGGGAGAAACGACTCCCCCTGATCAGCTCAGCATCACAAGGTTTGGAGACCCCTTTAGTGACCCCATAAGTCAAGCAGCTGATAGAGAAAGGCTTTTTGATTTATGTTACTGAGGAACCAGGTTCCACATTTATCATGACAACCCACTTGAACTCTTTGCCTGGATCCTCCAAGGAAGCCACAGCCTCCCCTCTCACCGGAGGCCAGGATGGGCACTCCTTACCAATGGATGGCCCATCCCTCCTTGTGCCCTCCCCTGCCTCAGGCCTGGCTATGTGTTGCCATTACCTCCTTTCACCTTGGTCTGCTCTGAAATGAACTTCTCCAGTCTGGTCCTCAGGGGGATTTCCACCCCATACCTCCCGTGGGTCCCATCGTCCACCAGGATGAAGTGAGAGTGGTTGCTGTCTAGGCATGACAGGCTGCCTTGGTTCTCCTCATCCAGTATGTACTCAGCTGGAAAGCCACCCTGTAAGGtgcaggagaggctctgggaAAAGCCTGGCAAGGCTGTGGAGGAGCACCAGATGCCCGAAGCAACCAGCGTGTGGGACAGGAACAGGCCAGCACATCGGGACAGTCTGGCCAAACAGCTGGCCCTGCCCACCCTGCAGTCCTCACATCAGTCTTGCCCCATGCTCCTCTGTCTCT encodes the following:
- the TRPM2 gene encoding transient receptor potential cation channel subfamily M member 2, coding for MAVRGRCTKVLPSELNKVCPERGDDPATHPRKMSDFEVVPNLQQSSSSVSKTRRKAHFPTGSNEKENLISWIPENIRKKECTYFVESSQTSDSGRIVCECGYLREQHLEDAAKPPIFLGKEWDPSRHIQEMPTDAFGDIHFTGLGQKIGKYVRVSSDTPPRVIYHLMTQHWGLDAPNLLISVTGGAKNFVMKPRLKNIFRQGLVKVAQTTGAWIITGGSHTGVMKQVGEAVRDFILSCSHKESEIVTIGIATWGTVYNRESLICPMGGFPAEYILDEENQGSLSCLDSNHSHFILVDDGTHGRYGVEIPLRTRLEKFISEQTKVKGGVAIKIPIVCVVLEGGPGTLDTIYNAITNGTPCVIVEGSGRVADVIAQVASLPVPKITIALIQKKLSVFFHDTYELFTEDKLVEWTKKIQDIVRSRQLLTIFREGKYGQQDVDVAILQALFKASRNQDHFGRENWDHQLKLAVAWNRVDIARSEIFTDDYEWKPTDLHPVMAAALISNKPEFVKLFLEQGVRLKEFVTWDTLVYLYDNMAPSCLFHSKLQKVLLEEREHTAGSKMPRIQLHHVSQVLRELLGCSTQPLYPKPKHTERPRLSIPVPHIKLNVQGSSLRSLYKRSAGRVTFTMDPVRDLLIWAVVQNRKELAEIIWAQSQDCVAAALACSKILKELAKEEEDTDTTDAMLALAEQYEHKAIGVFTDCYRKDEERAQKLLTRVSEAWGKTTCLQLALEAKNMTFVSHGGVQAFLTKVWWGKMCVDNGLWRVIVCMLFFPLLYTSLITFREKRLQPVGCLTRLRAFFTAPVVIFHMNILSYFTFLLLFAYVLMVDFQPLPSWREYLVYFWLFSLVCEETRQLLYDPDGFGVVKMASLYFKDFWNKLDICAILVFITGLTCRLIPSTLYPGRIILSLAFIIFCLRLMHIFTVSKTLGPKIIIVKRMMKDVFFFLFLLAVWVVSFGVAKQAILIHNEERVEWLFRGVVYHSYLTIFGQIPSYIDGVNFNIDQCSPNGTDPYKPKCPETNEDNKKPIFPEWLTVILLCLYLLFTNILLLNLLIAMFNYTFQQVQEHTDQIWKFQRHDLIEEYHGRPPAPPPFILLNHLQILVWRGLLRRPATRHKLLKEKLEKNEEAALLSWEMYLKENYLQHQQCQEKQNMEQKIRDIAQRVDMLAELLDLDRLKRTGLVEQKLVSLEDQVHQSTQALRWIMQALQGNGFGSGEDLPPIGSSKASEMKEVDLEGKAEESQPLYHVLARNLLYPGSHTHRFPVPDEKVPWEVDFPLYDPPVYSADHKDMAVQDPFSPSLESLLKINYNTMDGLIDRQSFHGLYAVQDGLPLNPMGRTGLRGRGRLRCFGPNHALHPVVTRWRRNLDGSIIRKSLKKMLEVLVAQYPLSDVWALPGGSLEPGETLPLKLKWILRREFWSQFQNLLKQGTEIHKGYLDDPRNTDNAWVETVAVSVHFDNQNDVEMKRLNSFLQGCDPELCIRWQVLDKRIPLHANHKELLHKVSTLLSAYY